A window of Candidatus Methanoperedens sp. genomic DNA:
TCATCTGGCATTTCTTCCAGGGATTCCCTGAATGCATCCAGATCATCTTCGAAATGACATTTAGGGTCATCTGGATCCCCATAATTTGCTTCAGTGACAAGACAATCGCAGTCCGGGAGATCCCGCGAGTCTTTGACATCACCTGTGACCATGATCCTTGTACCAACATCATTTTTCCAGTAAAAAGCGCATGAGCCTATTGTATGATATGTGGGATATGTTTTTACTTCAACGCCAGCGATATCAATACTCTCACCGATCTTGAATGTTCTTCCTGCATATTTTTTCCCGTAAAGGATTTCAAGTGCCTGTGCAGTTTCCTGTGAGCAGACAGCATTCTTTGAGAGCATTGCAGACCTGCCATGATGGTCTGAATGTGCATGGGTTATAAGGTATGCATCAGGCTGGTGGGAACGGGAGTTCGTAGTATCCACGGAAAAAGTCAACCGTTTCCCTGCATTGAAAACAAGTGAAATATGGGGTTTGAATCCCTTATCTGTCCTGTGCCTGATCGGCAACACACCAAGGTCAAATAAAGGTTTCAATCAGACCACGTTATTTTAAGGCCGCGTTTAAATCCGCTTCAAGGACATTCGCGCGGGTTACACCGGTATATCGCTTGAATACAGCGCCATCTTTCTCAATTACCAGTGTGGGGATTGCATGTATTGTGAATTTAGCTGCCAATTCATTATTATTGTCAACGTCAATTTTCTTGAATTCCACTTTATCCTGGAATTTTTTCTTAAGCTCTTCAATGATCGGATCCTGCATCTTGCAGGGACCGCACCATTCTGCAAAAAAATCCATTAGAACGACTTTACTCATTTGATTTCCTCCTAGAGCAGCAGATTTTGCATAATTTGCATTTTTCTTTAATTGGCGTTTTTTTCTCAGCTTTCTTATCTGACATATTTTACCTGCTACGATACCTAATAATACACTTATGATTTAAAATTGTTGCCCATTCAAGCTTTATTTTGATTCCTGTTTTGATTCCAGCCCTTCAAGGACTTTTGTTATTTCTTCAATATCAGGCAATTGAGGACCCGGATATACCTTTACGAATACTATCTTTCCGTTCTCATCGATAATAATATTCGCCCTTCTGGAAGTTCCCTCTTTTTCATTGAATATCCCGTAGAGATCAGCAACTTTGCCATGAGGCCAGAAGTCAGATAGGAGCCTGGTATTTTTTATTCCAAGTTCTTTTGCCCATGCATTTTTTGAAGGGACTGTATCCGTGCTTATACCCAATGCTACTGTATTTAATTTCTCGAACCTTTCCCGATTTTTTTCAAGCGATTTCATCTGTTCGGCACATACACCTGTCCATGCAAGCGGATGAAAAGATAGCAGTACCCTCTTACCTTTGAGGGATGATAGACTGATTTCATTCTCATCCTGGTCGCTTAAATTGAAATCTTTCGCTGTATCGCCAATTTTCACTATGCCCATTCTTTAAACTCCTTAATATTTTTAAAATTATACACTCCAACAATAATTAGTAACATTGGATCTTTTGATATTAACTCTTGCTATTATCATCAGGCAGGTTTAAATACTAACTTTGCATATTATGATAATAATGTAAGGTGGAACGATGAGACTGAGTAAAAATAACTTGTTAGTAATAGGAATAATACCAATAATTATTGGTTTGGTAATATTTTATAACTTCATAAGCGCCATTAATATTTTACAACCCGGCGGAAAGACAACCGCTATGGTCTATTACCAGCTGCTTGGAATTGCAACTGCAATGCTTGTGGGTGCTGTGGTTTACTGGGTAATACTGGTTTATTACATTTATTTGATTCAGGAAAATGAAGTTTTCATACAGGATAACTTCACACAACTGGCAGGGAGCGGCACGGCTCATCTGCAAAATGCCAAAAAGCTGATCACCCAGGTACTGCAAGATATAAAATCTACTGAATTAAAACAGCATCAGTAGATTTATTTTTTATTGCAGTTTATTTCATTTTATTATTTTTAAATCGATTTCAATACATTGCTTGCAGCTTCTACACCCGGTCCCATTTTCTTGACCACATCATTCTTATGGAGAACAATTTCCACTGCTTGGACCGTGCTTAAAATATCCAGTTTGCTGATATTGCCCATGCTTCCTATCCTGAATATCTTGCCTTCAAGTGCGCCCTGGCCACCTGAAACCTGGATGCCTAATTCCTTTATCCCGTTTCGCAGTTTCTTATCATCGATACCTGTGGGTATTTTCATTGCTGTTACGGTATTTGAGTATTTGCTATATTTATTCAACCGGGGGAACATTTCGATATTCATAGCATCTGCTGCCGCACGGATTGCTTCTGCAAATTTTGCATGTCTCATTATACGGACCAGGAGTCCTTCTTCCTTTACGATACGAAGCGCTTCCTGCATTGCAAAAAATAAAGATACTGCCGGAGTATAAGGTGTCTGGGCCGTATCCTTATTTGCTGATTTTTTATAAGCTTTAAGATCTATATAATAAGGAGGCTTATCAACCATGGATTCCCATGCTTTTTTGCTAACAGATATTGCTGATAATCCCGGAGGCGCGCCTATGCACTTCTGGGAGCCAACAACAGCAATATCCACACCCCATTTATCTACAAGAACTTCATCACCGCCAATAGTAGTCACACCATCCATGATAAATATGGCGCCGTATTTTTTTGCCAGGTCGCCTACTTCTTTTGCAGGATTCTTGATTCCCACTGATGTATCATTATGAACAAGGGTTATTGCTTTTGCTCCTTCTGCAAGTGCACTTTCAACCCTGTCAAGTTCAATGGATTCACCTTTTGTCCAGTCAAATTTTACAGATTTGACTTTACCGAAGCGCTCTCCGATCTCCCTGAAGCGTTCCCCGAATTTCCCGTTCTCAATTGTTATAAGAGTATCTTTTTCCCCGATAATGTTGCTAACCGCCGCCTCCATGGCACAGCTTCCCGACCCTGTGATTATATACATATCATTTTTGGTACCGAAAAGCTCCTGGAGCGTTGTCCGGCATTCGCTGTACATATCCCCGAATTCCTTGCCCCGATGTCCGATAATGGGTCTGGACATGGCTCTTAATATCCTTGGCGCAACGGGTACAGGACCCGGTATCATCAATAAGTTATTTTCAAGATTCATAAGAATTCTCCTGATTTTTTTCCTATACAACTAACTTGCATGTATATCTTTTGCAGTGATACGATGATTAGGATGTAAAAAATGGATCAAAAAGAAATAAAAGCTGAAAAAGTTCAGTGTCCAGATAATTAGGCTCATAGCTGATCAACAATGTTATGTTCTCTTTCTGAAGCGCCATGCCATAATCAGAACCATAAAGAAAAAAATCACTGAAGGGAACGACGTCTCTTTCGCCGCCGCGCCCGTTCCCGTTATTTGCGGCGCGGGAGTTGTAGTGGCGGCGCCGATGTACTGCTCGTCGAGGATGTAGGGGTTGGAGATGGTGATCTCTTCAAGGGTCAGAACATAGTGGTAATCGGCAGCGCTTCGGTTTTCAAATTTATTCCAGTAATCTTGTGTCAACCTTTCCGTCAACTCTTGCGTAAACCTATTTAATGACATTCTTACCAAACATCTTTTGAATTTTCACAACTTTTTTTGTCGACTAATGGATGTAATTAACATAATTATATATTCTTTTACAGTCATTCAAAACGAAAGGAGAATGAGATAAATGAGTACGCCAGATAATCTGCAAGAATTTTTAAACAGTATTTTTCCATTGACCTTAGGAGAAATTAAAATATATGAGGAAGCATTTATCCATAGTAGCAATAACAGTTTATCTAATAATCAAAGATTTGCCACAGGAAAAAGAACTGAAATTTAAAGATTCAGCTATTATGCTAGATCAAATTATTAAAATTACAGAAAGTCATTTATTATGAAAGCAGGCCTACTAAGCACAGCATGTTGTTTGCGCGCGCACCTAAAACGTCTGCTGTTTCATTGCTGACGTAAAAAGAAAACATATCTTGTTTGTGCAGGAGACTAATTAATGGCTAGGAACGATAAAGACAAAAATAACCAGAATGATGAACCCTTGGAAAAGAAACTCTGGAAGGCAGCCGACAAGTTGCGCAAGAACATGGACGCAGCCGAATACAAACACATTGTATTGGGCTTGATCTTCCTAAAATACATTTCTGACGCCTTTCTCGAACTTCATCAAAAGCTGAAAGAAGGCAAAGGAGAATATGAAGGTGCAGATCCCGAAGATAAAAACGAATACACTGCTGAAAAGGTTTTCTACGTGCCCCCTTCTTCGCGCTGGGACTGGCTGCAGGGCCGTGCAAAACTTCCCACCATAGGCAAAGATATTGATGAAGCCATGGACGCCATCGAAAAGGATAATCCATCACTAAGAGGTGTTCTTCCAAAGGTATACGCGCAGGAGAAGCTGGATAAACAGAGCCTTGGCGGCCTGATCGACCTTATAGGCAGTGCAGAATTGGGTTCCAAGGAAGCCAAAAGTAAAGACCTCCTGGGCAAAGTATTTGAATACTTCCTGGGCGAATTTGCACTGGCAGAAGGCAAAAAGGGAGGGCAGTTCTATACTCTGGGAAGCGTGGTAAAGCTGCTGGTCGAGATGCTGAAGCCTTATGAAGGCCGTGTGTTTGACCCATGTTGCGGTTCAGGCGGCATGTTCGTGCAGAGTGAAAAGTTCATAGAGGCGCATCAGGATCATTATAAAAAGAATAATGGCAAGAAACTGAGCATTGATCCCAAAGACCGCATTTCAATTTATGGCCAGGAGAGCAATCAGACCACATGGCGCCTGGCAAAGATGAACCTAGCCATCCGCGGCATCGATAGCAGCAACGTGAAATGGAACAATGAAGGCTCTTTTCTCAACGATATGCACAAGGATTTGAAGGCTGATTACATCCTAGCTAACCCGCCGTTCAACGACAGCGACTGGAGCGGCGAGCTGCTCCGTGACGATGCGCGCTGGAGCGTGATGGGGCAAAAACTGCCACCGCCGCCGGCTAATGCTAACTATGCATGGATACAGCATTTTCTCTACCACC
This region includes:
- a CDS encoding alanine--glyoxylate aminotransferase family protein, which produces MNLENNLLMIPGPVPVAPRILRAMSRPIIGHRGKEFGDMYSECRTTLQELFGTKNDMYIITGSGSCAMEAAVSNIIGEKDTLITIENGKFGERFREIGERFGKVKSVKFDWTKGESIELDRVESALAEGAKAITLVHNDTSVGIKNPAKEVGDLAKKYGAIFIMDGVTTIGGDEVLVDKWGVDIAVVGSQKCIGAPPGLSAISVSKKAWESMVDKPPYYIDLKAYKKSANKDTAQTPYTPAVSLFFAMQEALRIVKEEGLLVRIMRHAKFAEAIRAAADAMNIEMFPRLNKYSKYSNTVTAMKIPTGIDDKKLRNGIKELGIQVSGGQGALEGKIFRIGSMGNISKLDILSTVQAVEIVLHKNDVVKKMGPGVEAASNVLKSI
- the trxA gene encoding thioredoxin, with the translated sequence MSKVVLMDFFAEWCGPCKMQDPIIEELKKKFQDKVEFKKIDVDNNNELAAKFTIHAIPTLVIEKDGAVFKRYTGVTRANVLEADLNAALK
- a CDS encoding peroxiredoxin; translated protein: MGIVKIGDTAKDFNLSDQDENEISLSSLKGKRVLLSFHPLAWTGVCAEQMKSLEKNRERFEKLNTVALGISTDTVPSKNAWAKELGIKNTRLLSDFWPHGKVADLYGIFNEKEGTSRRANIIIDENGKIVFVKVYPGPQLPDIEEITKVLEGLESKQESK
- a CDS encoding MBL fold metallo-hydrolase, whose translation is MKPLFDLGVLPIRHRTDKGFKPHISLVFNAGKRLTFSVDTTNSRSHQPDAYLITHAHSDHHGRSAMLSKNAVCSQETAQALEILYGKKYAGRTFKIGESIDIAGVEVKTYPTYHTIGSCAFYWKNDVGTRIMVTGDVKDSRDLPDCDCLVTEANYGDPDDPKCHFEDDLDAFRESLEEMPDDIAFGAYAFGKAQRAVKLIRESGYSGKIGMDPVSHALTDGLMKDAGQLADLDSNCGIKITTPGEISRLTCASKFILTGRKDIKFPTINISDHMDVNGLISMTKQCAPSAVITYHPGGNRPLKLAAYLRKNGVYAKALEEINTILEI